From Bos indicus isolate NIAB-ARS_2022 breed Sahiwal x Tharparkar chromosome 4, NIAB-ARS_B.indTharparkar_mat_pri_1.0, whole genome shotgun sequence, the proteins below share one genomic window:
- the NUB1 gene encoding NEDD8 ultimate buster 1 isoform X1: protein MKINGGRSRIRALGGSRLERLWRRMAQKKYLQSKLTQFLREDKIQLWKPPYTDENKEVGLALKDLAKKYSDKLECCENEVEEIMEEIRCKAVERGTGNEHYKTTGIATIEVFLPARLKKDRKNLLETHLHITGRELRSKIAETFGFQENYIKIVINKKQLQLGETLKEQGVTHNVKAMVLELKQSEEDVRKNVQVEEEKRNEAKLEEKRIQRTKRGLEILAERAEMVVDPEATPYLDIANQTGRSIRIPPSERKALMLAMGYHEKGRAFLKRKEHGIALPCLLDADRYFCECCTELLDTVDNYAVLQLDIVWCYFRLGQLECLDDAEKKLKLAQECFRKCYGENHQRLLHIKGNCGKEKVLFLRLYLLQGIRNYHSGNGEEAYENLNKARQLFKELYIDPSKVHNLMQLGFSAQEARLGLRACDGNVDHAAVHIANRREELDQIKKEEREKKKRRLENINHLKGMGYSMRAARQALHQAAGNLEEALKILLHNPQLWWLNDSAPESNNRQQSPSQEKIDQLVYMGFDAVAAKAALRVFRDNVQLAAQTLVHNGGRLPPDLQLSAEDSSSTPSTSPSDSAGTSSASTDEDMETEAVNEILEDIPEHEEDYLDSTLEDEEIIIAEYLSYVENIKSAAKKN from the exons ATGAAAATAAACGGCGGCCGCAGCCGCATCCGGGCACTCGGCGGGTCGCGGCTGGAGCGGCTGTGGCGCAG GATGGCACAAAAGAAATATCTCCAATCAAAATTGACCCAATTTTTAAGGGAAGACAAAATCCAACTTTGGAAACCTCCATATACAGATGAAAATAAAGAAGTTGGCTTGGCATTGAAG GACCTTGCTAAGAAGTACTCTGACAAGCTAGAATGTTGTGAAAATGAAGTAGAAGAGATAATGGAAGAAATACGTTGCAAAGCAGTCGAGCGTGGCACAGGAAACGAGCACTACAAAACGACGGGGATTGCCACAATCGAAGTCTTTCTACCTGCACGGTTAAAAAAA GATAGGAAAAACTTGTTGGAGACCCACCTGCACATCACTGGCAGAGAACTGAGGTCTAA AATAGCGGAAACCTTTggatttcaagaaaattacatCAAAATTGTCATAAATAAGAAACAACTTCAACTAG GGGAAACGCTTAAGGAGCAGGGAGTGACCCACAATGTGAAAGCTATGGTTCTGGAACTAAAACAGTCTGAAGAAGACGTGAGAAAAAACGTCCAGGTTGAAGAAGAAAAGCGCAATGAAGCCAagctagaagaaaaaagaattcagaggacTAAAAGAGGACTGGAGATCCTTGCGGAGAGAG CTGAGATGGTGGTGGATCCAGAAGCCACACCATACTTAGACATAGCTAACCAGACAGGCAGATCAATCAGAATCCCTCCATCAGAAAGAAAG GCCCTTATGTTAGCTATGGGATATCATGAGAAGGGCAGAGCTTTCCTGAAAAGAAAGGAACATGGAATAGCCTTGCCATGTCTGTTGGACGCTGACAGATATTTCTG CGAGTGCTGCACAGAGCTGCTGGACACGGTGGACAACTACGCGGTGCTCCAGCTGGACATAGTGTGGTGCTACTTCCGCCTGGGCCAGCTGGAGTGCCTGGACGACGCCgagaagaagctgaagctggccCAGGAGTGCTTCAGAAAGTGTTACGGGGAAAATCACCAGAGGCTGCTGCACATAAAA GGAAATTGTGGAAAAGAGAAAGTCCTGTTTTTAAGACTTTACTTGCTTCAAGGCATCCGAAATTATCACAGTGGAAATGGTGAGGAGGCTTATGAAAATCTCAACAAG GCACGTCAACTCTTCAAAGAGCTATATATTGATCCATCCAAAGTTCACAATCTGATGCAGTTGGGATTTAGTGCCCAGGAAGCTCGGCTTGGCCTGAGGGCGTGTGATGGGAACGTGGACCACGCGGCTGTCCACATTGCCAACCGCAGAGAG GAACTGGACCAAAtaaagaaggaggaaagagagaagaaaaaacgCCGCCTGGAGAACATTAACCATTTGAAAGGAATGGGCTACTCCATGCGAGCAGCCAGGCAGGCACTCCATCAGGCCGCCGGGAACCTGGAGGAGGCCCTGAAG attcttctccATAATCCTCAGCTGTGGTGGTTAAATGATTCAGCTCCGGAAAGCAACAACCGTCAACAAAGTCCGTCTCAGGAAAAGATTGACCAA CTGGTATACATGGGCTTCGATGCAGTCGCGGCCAAGGCGGCCCTGAGGGTGTTCAGGGATAACGTCCAGCTGGCGGCACAGACCCTGGTCCACAATGGAGGGAGACTTCCTCCCGACCTGCAGCTCTCGGCAGAAGACTCTTCGTCCACGCCGTCCACATCCCCGTCCGACTCTGCAG GCACCTCTAGTGCCTCAACAGATGAAGACATGGAGACAGAGGCTGTCAATGAGATCCTGGAAGACATCCCAGAACATGAAGAAGACTACCTTGACTCAACTCTGGAAGACGAGGAGATTATTATTGCAGAGTACTTATCCTATGTAGAGAACATAAAGTCggcagcaaagaagaactaa
- the NUB1 gene encoding NEDD8 ultimate buster 1 isoform X2 has protein sequence MAQKKYLQSKLTQFLREDKIQLWKPPYTDENKEVGLALKDLAKKYSDKLECCENEVEEIMEEIRCKAVERGTGNEHYKTTGIATIEVFLPARLKKDRKNLLETHLHITGRELRSKIAETFGFQENYIKIVINKKQLQLGETLKEQGVTHNVKAMVLELKQSEEDVRKNVQVEEEKRNEAKLEEKRIQRTKRGLEILAERAEMVVDPEATPYLDIANQTGRSIRIPPSERKALMLAMGYHEKGRAFLKRKEHGIALPCLLDADRYFCECCTELLDTVDNYAVLQLDIVWCYFRLGQLECLDDAEKKLKLAQECFRKCYGENHQRLLHIKGNCGKEKVLFLRLYLLQGIRNYHSGNGEEAYENLNKARQLFKELYIDPSKVHNLMQLGFSAQEARLGLRACDGNVDHAAVHIANRREELDQIKKEEREKKKRRLENINHLKGMGYSMRAARQALHQAAGNLEEALKILLHNPQLWWLNDSAPESNNRQQSPSQEKIDQLVYMGFDAVAAKAALRVFRDNVQLAAQTLVHNGGRLPPDLQLSAEDSSSTPSTSPSDSAGTSSASTDEDMETEAVNEILEDIPEHEEDYLDSTLEDEEIIIAEYLSYVENIKSAAKKN, from the exons ATGGCACAAAAGAAATATCTCCAATCAAAATTGACCCAATTTTTAAGGGAAGACAAAATCCAACTTTGGAAACCTCCATATACAGATGAAAATAAAGAAGTTGGCTTGGCATTGAAG GACCTTGCTAAGAAGTACTCTGACAAGCTAGAATGTTGTGAAAATGAAGTAGAAGAGATAATGGAAGAAATACGTTGCAAAGCAGTCGAGCGTGGCACAGGAAACGAGCACTACAAAACGACGGGGATTGCCACAATCGAAGTCTTTCTACCTGCACGGTTAAAAAAA GATAGGAAAAACTTGTTGGAGACCCACCTGCACATCACTGGCAGAGAACTGAGGTCTAA AATAGCGGAAACCTTTggatttcaagaaaattacatCAAAATTGTCATAAATAAGAAACAACTTCAACTAG GGGAAACGCTTAAGGAGCAGGGAGTGACCCACAATGTGAAAGCTATGGTTCTGGAACTAAAACAGTCTGAAGAAGACGTGAGAAAAAACGTCCAGGTTGAAGAAGAAAAGCGCAATGAAGCCAagctagaagaaaaaagaattcagaggacTAAAAGAGGACTGGAGATCCTTGCGGAGAGAG CTGAGATGGTGGTGGATCCAGAAGCCACACCATACTTAGACATAGCTAACCAGACAGGCAGATCAATCAGAATCCCTCCATCAGAAAGAAAG GCCCTTATGTTAGCTATGGGATATCATGAGAAGGGCAGAGCTTTCCTGAAAAGAAAGGAACATGGAATAGCCTTGCCATGTCTGTTGGACGCTGACAGATATTTCTG CGAGTGCTGCACAGAGCTGCTGGACACGGTGGACAACTACGCGGTGCTCCAGCTGGACATAGTGTGGTGCTACTTCCGCCTGGGCCAGCTGGAGTGCCTGGACGACGCCgagaagaagctgaagctggccCAGGAGTGCTTCAGAAAGTGTTACGGGGAAAATCACCAGAGGCTGCTGCACATAAAA GGAAATTGTGGAAAAGAGAAAGTCCTGTTTTTAAGACTTTACTTGCTTCAAGGCATCCGAAATTATCACAGTGGAAATGGTGAGGAGGCTTATGAAAATCTCAACAAG GCACGTCAACTCTTCAAAGAGCTATATATTGATCCATCCAAAGTTCACAATCTGATGCAGTTGGGATTTAGTGCCCAGGAAGCTCGGCTTGGCCTGAGGGCGTGTGATGGGAACGTGGACCACGCGGCTGTCCACATTGCCAACCGCAGAGAG GAACTGGACCAAAtaaagaaggaggaaagagagaagaaaaaacgCCGCCTGGAGAACATTAACCATTTGAAAGGAATGGGCTACTCCATGCGAGCAGCCAGGCAGGCACTCCATCAGGCCGCCGGGAACCTGGAGGAGGCCCTGAAG attcttctccATAATCCTCAGCTGTGGTGGTTAAATGATTCAGCTCCGGAAAGCAACAACCGTCAACAAAGTCCGTCTCAGGAAAAGATTGACCAA CTGGTATACATGGGCTTCGATGCAGTCGCGGCCAAGGCGGCCCTGAGGGTGTTCAGGGATAACGTCCAGCTGGCGGCACAGACCCTGGTCCACAATGGAGGGAGACTTCCTCCCGACCTGCAGCTCTCGGCAGAAGACTCTTCGTCCACGCCGTCCACATCCCCGTCCGACTCTGCAG GCACCTCTAGTGCCTCAACAGATGAAGACATGGAGACAGAGGCTGTCAATGAGATCCTGGAAGACATCCCAGAACATGAAGAAGACTACCTTGACTCAACTCTGGAAGACGAGGAGATTATTATTGCAGAGTACTTATCCTATGTAGAGAACATAAAGTCggcagcaaagaagaactaa